The Pan troglodytes isolate AG18354 chromosome 8, NHGRI_mPanTro3-v2.0_pri, whole genome shotgun sequence genome window below encodes:
- the LOC134807048 gene encoding proline-rich protein HaeIII subfamily 1-like: protein MQVRYNGDFDIKTFYKCSIYNVPVIYRVKENQQTREASGPPRGAAGRAPPPPDPPPQRPQCQPPRGCPRPGPEERRDDGASSPRKITSQRVAGFVSPLPPSPQPPGLQQPPDPPLRPPLKRRRAPEGVDSAMLHRNLLQPQTNSSSSSGGGSSSSSISSSSFSQC from the exons ATGCAAGTACGATATAATGGAGACTTCGATATAAAAACTTTCTACAAATGCTCCATTTATAATGTTCCAGTTATTTATAGGGTTAA GGAAAACCAGCAGACGCGCGAAGCGTCGGGCCCACCCCGCGGCGCCGCAGGCCGTGCACCGCCACCCCCGGACCCTCCCCCGCAG CGTCCCCAGTGCCAGCCCCCGCGCGGGTGCCCGCGTCCCGGCCCGGAGGAGAGGCGGGACGACGGCGCGTCCTCTCCCCGCAAGATTACCTCGCAGCGCGTAGCCGGCTTTgtgtctcccctccctccttctccgcAGCCGCCCGGGCTGCAGCAGCCGCCAGATCCGCCGCTGCGGCCGCCTCTTAAGCGCCGCAGAGCCCCAGAGG GTGTGGATTCTGCAATGCTGCACAGAAACCTACTGCAGCCTCAgaccaacagcagcagcagcagcggcggcggcagcagcagcagcagcattagcAGCAGCAGCTTCTCTCAATGCTGA